DNA from Misgurnus anguillicaudatus chromosome 13, ASM2758022v2, whole genome shotgun sequence:
GTAAGAGGAAATGTGGTGGTTTTTAGGGAAATTATTTACACAGTATCTGAATCACATCATTCTCATCGCAGGTCTGTGTTCAGCCAATCAGAGGAGTGCTTtctgtctctttgtctgtctgtttgtctgtctctctgtttgtttgtctgtcaaATGCTGCTTTGCTGTTGTTGTgtttgtcattttatatttaagcATTTAGCAGACCATTTTATACAAAACGACTTAAAAAGTGAGAAAACTAAACTATAACAGCATTAATAACATTGGCTCTCTATAGGAAAAAATGCATATGCATCAATTTCAGTGCTTTGTTTATATCAataacattcatttaaataggTTATCTTTATAAGATAAAGTGTCAGTGATTAAAGATGAGAATCACAGTGTAGCTTTGTTCTTGAATTTTAAACAgaccataaaataaaataattaaaatagttgTGACATTAGACTTTACACTTCAGATCTACGAGGATTTTTAggatttgtttttaaagaattatTTTACTCACGGGCAGCGCGAGCCCCAAAGCCACGAAACACAGAAGCAGCGCGAGAATCTTCATCTTATATTCACTGaaagaaaaatgacagaattaaaATGTCTCTGTGGATTAAATAAAGTATTTACAGTAATTATGAAGTTGTTCTTACCTGATGTTGTGTTTCTGTTATAAAATAGCGAGCAGCGGGTGAATTTAAACTCTCATTACAGCGCGCGCAACCAATAGAGCGCGTGCGGGGGCGCGGACGAGACGGTGCGTGTCTTCAATAAATCCTCGAGCCACTATAAAGATTTatttgtgtgagtgtgtgttaaTGAGACAGGACACGGATATGGATCTGAAGCTTTTTTaattattacagttttaaatAGACATTTTAATTTCCCTGTAATACAATCACAGTGTTTTTAAAGCAGATTTTGGAATGTTGTGGACAGATTTATTTGAGAATGAATAGTGAGGGCAGATTCAGACATTTCCAGATGTTAaccctaacacacacacacacacacacacacacacacacacacacacacacacacacacacacacacacacacacacacacacacacacacacacacacatggatgtTACACTGATGATGTCATATAGGACACATCAGAAGATTCAGACAggaaactgtaaaaatgtttcgTAACCCTGTGACTTTATTAAACACTTTAtagttttgtttaaaacatCATTATTTGCTCTTTATTTAACGAAgaattttatttagattttgttgtttttctgagCAAATGCACTACAGCTTCTCTAGGAAGAAAATGATCTGTATATAAGATGTTTTGTCTACTGTGTGTATATTATAGTGGATTATATAATCACTCTGAAACAACATCTTTACTTGACACATTTTTTCATTTAGCAGACATGTTTTAAAGCAATTCTCAAATAAgagaacatttaacattttgtcccAAGAACCAATTAATTGAATTATGAAATTTATGACGTTGTTTTGATGTGAAATCAaattcttttgtttttattcgAGGAAACAAtccagaaaaacaaacaaagagcttTTAGTGTCACTATATATGATGAGTGGATATCTTGAGTTACCCTGATGtgtagaaaatatttatttacttttttacatttactcAAATAACATTGGtctgtttatatttaatgtgttttaatagtcacattATATTAACACATTAAATCAAAATATCCTAATACAAAAAAAGATTGTTTACGTAttgcttttaaaaataactttacCACAATACATAGTCTCCAATTCAACCCAATAATTCCAGATCCTCAGTATGAAAGTTTACCTATTTACATACCCTAATAATGAGAATAAATATGATAATaatgaaaacacacacattattaACCCTCTTCCAAAGCTTTATTGAAATATCAATGAGATCACAAGCAAACAGTCTGATAGATAAACCCAAGATATCACTGACATTCAGATTAATATTCACAAACAAAACCTTCATACAGTACAATAATCATAaataatgttcatgtatataaTCACTCAGTTCATATCAACACAttttatgtaatattatttaAGAATTAGCAGAAGGTTGAGTAAAACTCTTTTAGTTtgagtttaagatgttttagttCACAAAAGTCTTTTAGAATAAACAGGCAGCTAGGGGACTTAATAAGAAGTAACAAAATTCATTTTGGGAGATTTGAGAATTAataatattttccaaaaacTCAAATATAACAGCAAAGCAAAGATAAATGACCAACAAGAGAATCATATAAGTGATGAATGAACAGTCAGACATTTGCTTTAGTGCAGATGAAGTTGAGTTTATGAGTTTCATTAAGGCTGATCCAGCGATGATCTTCTCCGGACTGAATCGCTCCGACCCGTCCATGACTGCAGTCATGTGCTTGTGTCCCGTTCCCTGGAGCCCACTTCTGATAACACATCATCTCTCCAGTCAACCAGAACCAAATACCCAAAGCGCAGGAGTGACGCAAACCCATCCAGACCTCAGATGTGGAGGCGTTTTTAATCACATTCATCACGTGAAGCTGAATCTCCTCTGAATATACTGAGACCAGATCCATCTGTTTCATCCTACAGTATTCCAGAGCTTCAGTCCACGTCCGATTCTCTCTGATCAGAAACATCTGATCTAGATACAAGACAAAGATCATGGATTCAAATGAAAAGAAGATCAGATTGATCAAGACAAACTGACATTGGCCTGACAGACAGAGATTTAATAGATTCTGTTACTGCTGTTGCTTTACTCACCTTTATGACACACAAATGGCAGACTTTTATCACACTTttcatcagtccagtttccaTTTTGTGCCCTTACGTTGACCTTTGTGCACTGTTTATCGGGTTTATCAGTTGTGCATTGTTGATTGAGTTCCTCAGTGTCCCAGTTTCTGAATGAGGAGGTACTGTTATCTGACCACTCCCACGAGTCTCTGAACAGACCAATCCAGGCTTTCTGATCTCCTGACTGATTATTCATGAGAGACTGAATCTTTTTATTTTCTTCCTCATTCTTCACACTGGCCAGATCTGTGTGCTTCTGTCTGCAGTAGTTCTTAGCTTCACACCACGTACACTTGTTTTTGCAGTTTGTACCTTCAAGGATGAATCCTTTACTGCTGTCTGCAAAACATTGAACTGAAATTGATTTTCATgctcaaactcaaatatttattGACACTGAATTATAGCAGATGAAAATACTGATGACACTGATCTGTTATTATGATCACACACAGCTGTACTCACCATTATAGCAGATGAAGAAGTGCTTCTGCTTACATTCTTTACAGTCCCAACTTCCATCCTCATTCATTAAAACACAGTCAGGAGGATTGTTTCCATTGCAGTCTGGTTGATTATTACTCCAGTTTTGATACTGTAAATCATTTGTTCTGTAGATCGCTGTGTCTCCCAGAGACCATTTCCATGTATCACTCCCTGTCTTGTGTAGCCCAATCCAGACAAACTCAGTCTCAATGTTCACAGTGTTGAGGATCTCCTTCAGATCTTTCATGTTGTTGATGGTGGCCAGATCTGTGTGGTAAGCTCTGCAGTATCTCTGAGCATCGTCCCatttcattaatgtgtttacaAAGTGATACTGACGTGGAGAACATGCAGAGAAACTCAAGACTGCTGTGAGGAGAAAAACATCAAACACATCTTCATCAGACTGAGTGACATCATTTAATTCACCTGACATTATTTTATCACATGAGGACATCCCAACTGTCTACaaaagcaaaaacaaacaaacttgtcccaacactgtaaaaaattgttgctgccttaaatttttaaggttaatcagatttaaaagtcattttaacttactagtatttatcttgacaagagatgagttcctaccacttataaaatgaagttataacaactaatctctaattaaaataaataatagaaagtcAAAATGACTTGAAAAAtcgagttgattaaacaaaaaaataaggcaACAAAGATTTTTTTCGAGTGTTGTGACAAGTTTGTTATTAATGCAGACAGAGACTCACCTGTGAGAAGAACAGAGATCAATAATGTCATTCTTTCCATGTCTGAACCGATGAACAGagtcaaaatgttttttattcacCTGACGAGCAGATACATTTATTCACAGCTGTCATCATTCATctgaaatatttacatattttcctTCCTTCTTTTCATCACATGCCTCAGTCTGCTTTGCGTGTTACCTGAAAACCACAGGGGTTTAACAATGTCATTAGAATATTCATAGTGAAATGAGTTTGACTTCACAAAAGTCCTGTGTGTCTCACTGTTAACATTATGACATTGTTGTTTTCTCactaactaaataaataataatgccTGAACCCTTTAATGTAAAAAAggttattaaatattaaagtatcaTTAAACTTAATATCTGACTGCTGCTG
Protein-coding regions in this window:
- the LOC141369350 gene encoding secretory phospholipase A2 receptor-like; the protein is MNNQSGDQKAWIGLFRDSWEWSDNSTSSFRNWDTEELNQQCTTDKPDKQCTKVNVRAQNGNWTDEKCDKSLPFVCHKDQMFLIRENRTWTEALEYCRMKQMDLVSVYSEEIQLHVMNVIKNASTSEVWMGLRHSCALGIWFWLTGEMMCYQKWAPGNGTQAHDCSHGRVGAIQSGEDHRWISLNETHKLNFICTKANV